A region from the Catellatospora sp. TT07R-123 genome encodes:
- a CDS encoding D-alanine--D-alanine ligase family protein, which translates to MSESSQRKIRVAVVFGGRSTEHGVSCVSAGSILGALDPDEYEAVPVGITREGRWVLASGESPLAIEGGAMPEITAASGRAVVLPADPTSHDLVVLEPTEGAAAALAEVDVVFPALHGAYGEDGTIQGLLEMAGIPYVGANVFASAAAMDKEFTKKLAAAEGIPVGPYAVLRNGQELTQADRDRLGLPVFVKPSRAGSSFGISKVSSWDEFDAALAKARAIDPKVLVEAAIVGREVECGVLEGEAGGQPEASVLAEIRVVAGGHEFYDFEAKYLGDDCEYDLPANLSPELAARVRELAVRTFTALDCAGLGRVDFFVTDDGEVYLNEINTMPGFTSTSMFPRMWAASGLDYPKLVSRLIRTALHRGTGLH; encoded by the coding sequence GTGAGTGAAAGCAGCCAGCGCAAGATCCGCGTCGCCGTCGTCTTCGGCGGGCGCAGCACCGAGCACGGCGTCTCCTGCGTGAGCGCCGGCAGCATTCTGGGCGCGCTCGACCCCGACGAGTACGAGGCGGTGCCGGTCGGCATCACCCGCGAGGGACGCTGGGTGCTCGCCTCGGGCGAGTCCCCGCTCGCGATCGAGGGCGGCGCCATGCCCGAGATCACGGCCGCCTCCGGCCGGGCGGTCGTGCTGCCCGCCGACCCGACCAGCCACGACCTGGTGGTGCTGGAGCCGACCGAGGGCGCCGCGGCGGCGCTGGCCGAGGTCGACGTGGTCTTCCCCGCCCTGCACGGGGCGTACGGCGAGGACGGGACGATCCAGGGGCTGCTGGAGATGGCGGGCATCCCGTACGTCGGGGCGAACGTGTTCGCCTCCGCGGCCGCCATGGACAAGGAGTTCACCAAGAAGCTCGCGGCCGCCGAGGGCATCCCAGTCGGGCCGTACGCGGTGCTGCGCAACGGCCAGGAGCTCACCCAGGCCGACCGCGACCGCCTCGGCCTGCCGGTGTTCGTGAAGCCGTCGCGGGCCGGGTCGTCGTTCGGCATCAGCAAGGTCAGCAGCTGGGACGAGTTCGACGCGGCGCTGGCCAAGGCGCGCGCGATCGACCCGAAGGTGCTGGTCGAGGCCGCGATCGTGGGCCGCGAGGTGGAGTGCGGCGTGCTGGAGGGCGAGGCCGGCGGCCAGCCCGAGGCGTCCGTGCTGGCCGAGATCCGGGTGGTCGCGGGCGGGCACGAGTTCTACGACTTCGAGGCCAAGTACCTCGGCGACGACTGCGAGTACGACCTGCCCGCGAACCTGTCGCCCGAGCTGGCGGCGCGGGTGCGGGAGCTGGCGGTGCGGACCTTCACGGCGCTGGACTGCGCCGGGCTGGGGCGGGTCGACTTCTTCGTCACGGATGACGGCGAGGTGTACCTCAACGAGATCAACACCATGCCGGGGTTCACGTCGACGAGCATGTTCCCGCGTATGTGGGCAGCCAGCGGGCTGGACTACCCGAAGCTGGTGTCGCGGCTGATCCGTACCGCGCTGCACCGGGGGACCGGTCTCCACTGA
- a CDS encoding cystathionine gamma-lyase, which yields MTTQYGDSTLSVHVGMPEPVPGAPLLPGPVLAAPYHLPPEGYRPDLDGYGRGDNPTRRLLEAAIGGLEGGDCLAFGSGQAAITALLLTVLRTGDTLMIPADGYYQVRAFAASTLAGLGVQTVEVPTAGPYPSFDGVRLVLLETPANPGLDLVDIAAVAQAAHAAGALVAVDNTTATPLSQRPLDLGADVVVASGTKAISGHSDLLLGYVATRDADLLGGMRQWRALAGAIPSAFDCWLARRSMGTLALRLRQQAANGAAVAALLRGLSGVRGVRWAGDSPIAARQMKIVPGLVSFELGSAEQVATFLRASNLVAAATSFGGLHSSADRRHQWGDNVAPGFVRLSCGVEDTEDLLADLRTALTAAA from the coding sequence ATGACAACGCAGTACGGCGACAGCACCCTGTCGGTCCACGTCGGCATGCCCGAACCCGTTCCCGGAGCACCGCTGCTCCCGGGCCCGGTGCTGGCCGCCCCGTACCACCTGCCGCCCGAGGGCTACCGGCCCGACCTGGACGGCTACGGGCGGGGCGACAACCCGACCCGGCGGCTGCTGGAGGCGGCCATCGGCGGGCTGGAGGGCGGCGACTGCCTCGCCTTCGGCAGCGGCCAGGCCGCGATCACCGCGCTGCTGCTGACGGTGCTGCGTACCGGTGACACCCTCATGATCCCCGCCGACGGGTACTACCAGGTGCGCGCTTTCGCCGCGAGCACCCTCGCCGGGCTCGGCGTGCAGACCGTCGAGGTGCCCACGGCCGGTCCCTACCCGTCCTTCGACGGCGTACGGCTGGTGCTGCTGGAGACCCCCGCCAACCCCGGCCTCGACCTGGTCGACATCGCCGCCGTCGCCCAGGCCGCCCACGCCGCCGGAGCCCTGGTCGCCGTCGACAACACCACCGCCACGCCGCTGTCGCAGCGCCCGCTCGACCTCGGCGCCGACGTGGTCGTCGCCTCCGGCACCAAGGCCATCTCCGGCCACTCCGACCTGCTGCTCGGCTACGTCGCCACCCGCGACGCCGACCTGCTCGGCGGCATGCGCCAGTGGCGGGCGCTGGCCGGCGCCATCCCGTCGGCGTTCGACTGCTGGCTGGCCCGGCGCTCCATGGGCACCCTCGCCCTGCGCCTGCGCCAGCAGGCCGCCAACGGCGCCGCCGTCGCCGCGCTGCTGCGCGGGCTGTCCGGGGTCCGGGGTGTCCGCTGGGCGGGGGACTCGCCGATCGCGGCCCGGCAGATGAAGATCGTGCCCGGGCTGGTGTCGTTCGAGCTGGGGTCCGCGGAGCAGGTGGCGACATTCCTGCGCGCGTCGAACCTGGTGGCGGCGGCGACGAGCTTCGGCGGCCTGCACAGCAGCGCCGACCGGCGCCACCAGTGGGGCGACAACGTGGCACCGGGATTCGTCCGGCTGTCCTGCGGCGTCGAGGACACCGAGGACCTGCTGGCGGACCTGCGTACCGCCCTCACCGCCGCAGCCTGA
- a CDS encoding NAD(P)H-dependent glycerol-3-phosphate dehydrogenase has protein sequence MKVAVLGAGSWGTAFAKILGDAGNDVALWARRPEIAAAIRETGRNPEYLEDMYVGARVTATGSALEAIDGAEIVVLAVPSQTLRPNLADWAASVHPDATLVSLMKGIELGTTQRMSQVIVEAAGVSPDRVAVVSGPNLAPEIALEQPAATVVACSDIDRATTVQRATTTPYFRPYTNDDVIGCELGGAVKNAIALAYGVAHAMGLGDNTKAMLVTRGLAETARLGVALGADPLTFSGLAGMGDLIGTCMSPLSRNRTFGEHLGRGKTLEQAQAATRYTAEGVKSCLAIRDLAHSHGVEMPITEQVERICHEGVDPRTALTTLMSRSTKPE, from the coding sequence ATGAAGGTAGCGGTGCTCGGCGCCGGTTCCTGGGGGACCGCCTTCGCCAAGATCCTCGGTGACGCCGGCAACGACGTCGCGCTGTGGGCGCGCCGCCCCGAGATCGCCGCCGCGATCCGCGAGACCGGCCGCAACCCGGAATACCTGGAGGACATGTACGTCGGGGCGCGGGTCACCGCGACCGGCTCGGCGCTGGAGGCCATCGACGGCGCCGAGATCGTGGTGCTCGCCGTGCCGTCGCAGACCCTGCGCCCGAACCTGGCCGACTGGGCCGCCTCGGTGCACCCCGACGCCACCCTGGTCTCGCTGATGAAGGGCATCGAGCTGGGCACCACCCAGCGGATGAGCCAGGTCATCGTCGAGGCCGCCGGGGTGTCGCCCGACCGCGTCGCCGTGGTCAGCGGGCCCAACCTGGCGCCGGAGATCGCGCTGGAGCAGCCCGCCGCCACCGTCGTGGCGTGCAGCGACATCGACCGGGCCACCACCGTGCAGCGGGCGACGACCACGCCGTACTTTCGGCCGTACACCAACGACGACGTCATCGGGTGCGAGCTCGGCGGCGCGGTCAAGAACGCGATCGCGCTCGCGTACGGCGTCGCGCACGCGATGGGCCTGGGCGACAACACCAAGGCCATGCTGGTCACCCGGGGCCTGGCCGAGACCGCCCGGCTCGGTGTGGCGCTGGGCGCCGACCCGCTCACCTTCTCCGGCCTGGCCGGGATGGGCGACCTCATCGGCACCTGCATGTCACCGCTGTCGCGCAACCGCACCTTCGGCGAGCACCTGGGCCGGGGCAAGACGCTGGAGCAGGCGCAGGCCGCCACCCGGTACACCGCCGAGGGCGTCAAGAGCTGCCTGGCCATCCGGGACCTGGCCCACTCGCACGGCGTCGAGATGCCGATCACCGAGCAGGTCGAGCGGATCTGCCACGAGGGCGTCGACCCCCGGACCGCGCTCACCACGCTGATGTCACGTTCGACCAAGCCCGAGTGA
- a CDS encoding 1-acyl-sn-glycerol-3-phosphate acyltransferase has product MARRRLGFWQRFAVYLVKPAMTVLTRRDWRGFEHIPAEGGIILAVNHVSHADPFTTAHYVYDSGRWPQFLGKESVFRIPLAGKILHWCRQIPVHRGTADAVKALDAAVEAVREGGCVVIYPEGTTTKEPDLWPMRGKTGTARLALLTGAPVIPVVTWGPERIFDPRTKKVRLIPKIPVSVWAGEPVDLSRWQGAEPTAAVLNEMTEAVMLRLRDMLAEIRHEPSPPPIWAPSTRAEGAER; this is encoded by the coding sequence TTGGCGCGGCGCAGGCTGGGCTTCTGGCAGCGGTTCGCGGTGTACCTGGTCAAGCCGGCGATGACCGTGCTCACCCGGCGGGACTGGCGCGGCTTCGAGCACATCCCGGCCGAGGGCGGCATCATCCTGGCCGTCAACCACGTGTCGCACGCCGACCCGTTCACCACCGCCCACTACGTGTACGACTCCGGCCGCTGGCCGCAGTTCCTGGGCAAGGAGAGCGTCTTCCGGATCCCGCTGGCCGGGAAGATCCTCCACTGGTGCAGGCAGATCCCGGTCCACCGCGGCACCGCCGACGCCGTCAAGGCGCTCGACGCCGCCGTCGAGGCGGTCCGGGAGGGCGGCTGCGTCGTCATCTACCCCGAGGGCACCACCACCAAGGAACCCGACCTGTGGCCGATGCGCGGCAAGACCGGCACCGCCCGGCTCGCGCTGCTCACCGGTGCGCCGGTGATCCCGGTGGTCACCTGGGGGCCGGAGCGCATCTTCGACCCGCGTACCAAGAAGGTCCGGCTCATTCCGAAGATCCCGGTCTCGGTGTGGGCGGGCGAACCCGTGGACCTGTCCCGCTGGCAGGGCGCCGAGCCGACCGCGGCGGTGCTCAACGAGATGACCGAGGCCGTGATGCTGCGCCTGCGCGACATGCTCGCCGAGATCCGGCACGAGCCGTCCCCGCCGCCGATCTGGGCGCCGTCGACGCGGGCCGAGGGAGCGGAGCGATGA
- the cofC gene encoding 2-phospho-L-lactate guanylyltransferase — protein MTVLVPLKPLAEAKSRLRGAEADHEALVLDLARRTVRAARAAAGVARVYVVTRDGRAARELRDCGAEIAPDTGRDLNDALCQAADRFDGRTQRLAALPADLPALRPDELAQALAAAGPGRAFVPDAAGIGTVLLVSAVGGRLDPRFGPGSAAAHELSGARRLGGGWPTLRRDVDTAEDLAAVRAWGLPYAGSAA, from the coding sequence GTGACTGTCCTGGTTCCGCTGAAGCCGCTGGCCGAGGCGAAGAGCCGGCTGCGCGGCGCCGAGGCCGACCACGAGGCGCTCGTGCTCGACCTGGCCCGCCGTACGGTCCGCGCCGCCCGCGCCGCCGCCGGGGTGGCCCGGGTCTACGTGGTGACCCGCGACGGCAGGGCCGCCCGGGAACTGCGCGACTGCGGGGCGGAGATCGCCCCCGACACCGGCCGCGACCTCAACGACGCGCTGTGCCAGGCCGCCGACCGGTTCGACGGCCGGACGCAGCGGCTGGCCGCGCTGCCCGCCGACCTGCCCGCGCTGCGGCCCGACGAGCTGGCGCAGGCGCTCGCGGCGGCCGGACCGGGCCGGGCCTTCGTGCCGGACGCGGCCGGAATCGGGACGGTGCTGCTGGTCAGCGCGGTCGGCGGGCGCCTGGATCCGCGGTTCGGCCCCGGTTCGGCGGCCGCGCACGAGCTGTCGGGGGCGCGGCGGCTCGGCGGCGGCTGGCCGACGCTGCGCCGCGACGTCGACACGGCCGAGGACCTGGCGGCGGTTCGGGCCTGGGGCCTGCCGTACGCGGGCTCGGCGGCGTAG
- a CDS encoding cold-shock protein: MQGTVATFDPDSRTGTLLLDDGTPVAFDRAAFEASGLRLLRLGQRVRLEYDGDRLRRIAIPTMP; the protein is encoded by the coding sequence ATGCAGGGCACCGTCGCGACGTTCGACCCCGACTCCCGTACCGGCACGCTGCTGCTGGACGACGGCACCCCGGTCGCCTTCGACCGGGCCGCGTTCGAGGCCTCCGGGCTGCGGCTGCTGCGGCTGGGCCAGCGGGTGCGGCTGGAGTACGACGGCGACCGGTTGCGCCGGATCGCCATACCCACCATGCCGTGA
- a CDS encoding RNA degradosome polyphosphate kinase produces MSQTPPRRPRKSSTSDSVPAQAGPDSAETTTPELIAQAQAPADPAPVELPEDRYFNREVSWLDFNARVLALAEDTRQPLLERLKFMAIFASNLDEFYMVRIAGLRRRLETGLPTRGADLVPTRLQLEMVAERSSELVAEHATEFAKVLRPALAKTGVSIVGWSDLDRGEREQLRSYFREHIFPVLTPLSFDPAHPFPYISGLSLNVAAVVRDPATGEQLFARVKVPNNVPRFVQVDSGSGRILTADGKTAYRFLPVEELIAGELGQLFSGMEVVEQHLFRVTRNADVEIDEDRDEDLLQAMERELARRRFGPPVRLEVSAEISDHVLATLVTELEVDARDVLRVPGLLDLSGLWQIYDVDRPDLKEAPFVPATHPRLRDGESTRSVFNILRDGDILLHHPYHSFSTSVQRFIEQAAVDPHVLAIKQTLYRTSGDSPIVDALITAAEAGKQVVVLVEVKARFDERANIGWARMLERAGCHVVYGLVGLKTHCKTALVVREEAGQIRRYCHIGTGNYHPKTARMYEDFGLLTADPEIGADLTDLFNSLTGYSRQTAYRRLMVAPHGVRSGLIERIDREAELARQGKRGLVQIKVNSLVDEAVIDALYRASQAGVQVDLFVRGMVALKPGVKGLSDNIRVRSVLGRFLEHSRLFRFGAGDPRAGRGRAEFWIGSADIMHRNLDRRVEALIQVTDATARAELADLLDAAMSDGTETFELESDGSWTRYISTSEHPRVDLQVALLNRVLKR; encoded by the coding sequence GTGAGCCAGACTCCGCCCCGCCGCCCGCGAAAGTCCTCGACATCCGATTCCGTGCCGGCCCAGGCAGGGCCGGACAGCGCCGAGACGACCACGCCCGAGCTGATCGCGCAGGCACAGGCGCCCGCCGACCCGGCCCCGGTCGAACTGCCCGAGGACCGGTACTTCAACCGCGAGGTCTCCTGGCTCGACTTCAACGCCAGGGTGCTGGCGCTGGCCGAGGACACGCGGCAGCCGCTGCTGGAGCGCCTGAAGTTCATGGCGATCTTCGCGAGCAATCTGGACGAGTTCTACATGGTCCGCATCGCGGGGCTGCGCCGCCGCCTGGAGACCGGCCTGCCCACCCGGGGCGCCGACCTGGTGCCGACCCGGCTCCAGCTGGAGATGGTGGCCGAGCGCTCCTCCGAGCTGGTCGCCGAGCACGCCACCGAGTTCGCGAAGGTGCTGCGCCCGGCGCTGGCCAAGACCGGCGTGAGCATCGTCGGCTGGTCTGATCTGGACCGGGGCGAGCGCGAGCAGCTGCGGTCGTACTTCCGCGAGCACATCTTCCCGGTGCTGACGCCGCTGTCCTTCGACCCGGCGCACCCGTTCCCGTACATCTCGGGCCTGTCGCTGAACGTCGCCGCCGTGGTGCGCGACCCGGCCACCGGGGAGCAGCTGTTCGCCCGGGTCAAGGTGCCCAACAACGTGCCCCGGTTCGTGCAGGTCGACAGCGGCTCCGGCCGCATCCTGACCGCCGACGGCAAGACGGCCTACCGGTTCCTGCCCGTGGAGGAGCTGATCGCCGGCGAGCTCGGGCAGCTCTTCTCCGGCATGGAGGTGGTGGAGCAGCACCTGTTCCGGGTGACCCGCAACGCCGACGTCGAGATCGACGAGGACCGCGACGAGGACCTGCTCCAGGCGATGGAGCGGGAGCTGGCCCGGCGCCGGTTCGGGCCGCCCGTGCGGCTGGAGGTGTCGGCGGAGATCTCCGACCACGTGCTGGCGACGCTGGTGACGGAGCTGGAGGTCGACGCCCGGGACGTGCTGCGGGTGCCGGGCCTGCTGGACCTGTCCGGGCTGTGGCAGATCTACGACGTGGACCGGCCCGACCTCAAGGAGGCGCCGTTCGTCCCCGCGACCCACCCGCGCCTGCGCGACGGCGAGTCCACCCGCAGCGTCTTCAACATCCTGCGCGACGGCGACATCCTGCTGCACCACCCGTACCACTCGTTCTCCACCAGCGTGCAGCGGTTCATCGAGCAGGCGGCGGTGGACCCGCACGTGCTGGCGATCAAGCAGACGCTGTACCGCACCTCCGGCGACTCCCCCATCGTGGACGCCCTCATCACCGCCGCCGAGGCGGGCAAGCAGGTGGTGGTCCTGGTCGAGGTGAAGGCGCGCTTCGACGAGCGGGCCAACATCGGCTGGGCGCGGATGCTGGAGCGCGCGGGCTGCCACGTGGTCTACGGCCTGGTGGGCCTGAAGACGCACTGCAAGACGGCGCTGGTGGTGCGCGAGGAGGCGGGCCAGATCCGCCGCTACTGCCACATCGGCACCGGCAACTACCACCCCAAGACCGCCCGCATGTACGAGGACTTCGGCCTGCTCACCGCCGATCCCGAGATCGGCGCGGACCTGACCGACCTGTTCAACTCCCTGACCGGCTACAGCCGCCAGACGGCGTACCGGCGGCTGATGGTGGCCCCGCACGGGGTCCGGTCGGGCCTCATCGAGCGGATCGACCGCGAGGCGGAGCTGGCCCGGCAGGGCAAGCGGGGCCTGGTCCAGATCAAGGTGAACTCGCTCGTCGACGAGGCGGTCATCGACGCCCTCTACCGGGCTTCGCAGGCCGGGGTGCAGGTGGACCTGTTCGTACGCGGCATGGTCGCGCTCAAGCCCGGCGTGAAGGGCCTGTCGGACAACATCCGGGTGCGCTCGGTGCTGGGCCGGTTCCTGGAGCACTCGCGGCTGTTCCGCTTCGGCGCGGGCGACCCGCGCGCCGGCCGGGGCCGGGCGGAGTTCTGGATCGGGTCGGCCGACATCATGCACCGCAACCTCGACCGGCGGGTGGAGGCGCTGATCCAGGTCACCGACGCCACCGCCCGCGCCGAGCTGGCCGACCTGCTCGACGCCGCGATGTCCGACGGCACCGAGACGTTCGAGCTGGAGTCGGACGGCAGCTGGACCCGCTACATCTCCACTTCGGAACACCCCCGGGTCGACCTGCAGGTGGCGCTGCTGAACCGGGTGCTCAAGCGCTGA
- a CDS encoding CHAD domain-containing protein has translation MAGRVAASLVTSAVRRSVAQILAHEPLVRLDAPVPGGDSAVHRMRVGCRRLRSDLRTFAPLVDRRWSVPLRAELRWLAGLLGGARDAEVQRARLWATAGADPAHPLDPAAVAALDGLLAARRAAAHRAVLAGLDTARYAVLAGRLAAAAEHVPLADAAFAPVSRRKLVRRPLRHLRRGRRDVPGTRDLTPASPDVDWHGVRISAKRARYAAEAVGLRRLARALVELQDLLGEHQDAVVAAALWQALGREHPEVAVTCGRLVERESAAARAARTALMVLLRSGRRRRRPPARPGSR, from the coding sequence ATGGCCGGTCGGGTGGCGGCGAGCCTGGTCACCTCGGCCGTACGCAGGTCCGTGGCGCAGATCCTGGCCCACGAGCCCCTGGTGCGGCTGGACGCGCCCGTGCCCGGCGGGGACTCCGCCGTGCACCGGATGCGGGTCGGCTGCCGCCGGCTGCGCTCGGATCTGCGTACGTTCGCGCCGCTGGTGGACCGGCGCTGGTCGGTGCCGCTGCGGGCGGAGCTGCGCTGGCTGGCCGGGCTGCTCGGCGGGGCCCGCGACGCCGAGGTGCAGCGGGCCCGGCTGTGGGCGACGGCCGGTGCCGACCCGGCGCACCCCCTGGACCCGGCGGCCGTGGCGGCCCTGGACGGCCTGCTGGCGGCCCGTCGGGCGGCGGCCCACCGCGCGGTGCTGGCGGGCCTGGACACCGCCCGCTACGCGGTCCTGGCCGGGCGGCTGGCGGCCGCGGCCGAGCACGTCCCGCTGGCCGACGCCGCGTTCGCCCCGGTCAGCCGACGGAAGCTGGTCCGGCGGCCGCTGCGCCACCTGCGGCGCGGCCGCCGCGACGTCCCCGGCACCCGGGACCTGACCCCCGCCTCGCCCGATGTGGACTGGCACGGCGTACGCATCAGCGCCAAGCGCGCCCGCTACGCCGCCGAGGCCGTGGGCCTGCGGCGCCTGGCCAGGGCCCTGGTCGAACTCCAGGACCTGCTCGGCGAGCACCAGGACGCCGTGGTGGCCGCGGCGCTGTGGCAGGCGCTCGGGCGGGAGCACCCGGAGGTGGCGGTGACGTGCGGGCGGCTGGTGGAGCGGGAGTCCGCCGCCGCCCGTGCCGCCCGCACGGCGCTGATGGTCCTGCTCAGAAGCGGCCGACGGCGACGAAGACCGCCAGCGCGCCCAGGATCACGTTGA
- a CDS encoding DoxX family protein produces MNTALWVVQILLGLAFFAAGLMKSTQPKEKLRANLGWVDDYSAGMVKLIGVSEVLGGIGLIAPWATGIAPVLTPIAAVALAAVMVAAAVVHLRRKEYPGIVFNVILGALAVFVAVGRF; encoded by the coding sequence ATGAACACCGCCCTGTGGGTCGTGCAGATCCTGCTCGGCCTGGCCTTCTTCGCCGCCGGCCTGATGAAGTCCACCCAGCCCAAGGAGAAGCTGCGGGCCAACCTCGGCTGGGTCGACGACTACTCGGCCGGGATGGTCAAGCTCATCGGCGTCAGCGAGGTGCTCGGCGGCATCGGCCTGATCGCGCCGTGGGCTACCGGGATCGCCCCGGTGCTGACCCCGATCGCGGCCGTCGCCCTGGCCGCCGTCATGGTCGCCGCCGCCGTGGTGCACCTGCGCCGCAAGGAGTACCCGGGCATCGTCTTCAACGTGATCCTGGGCGCGCTGGCGGTCTTCGTCGCCGTCGGCCGCTTCTGA
- a CDS encoding TetR/AcrR family transcriptional regulator translates to MEGNPLRADAARNRDRIVTAACELFAQRGLDVPLEEVAGRAGVGIATLYRRFPTRDDLTAAAASTKIEQYEQALRDAQAAPDAWTGFSGYVTAVCAMQAADGGLADVLTMSFPGSRDFEQRRIALHRGFTDLVAAAKAEGTLREDYVAEDLPLLLMANAGVLRGTAEAAPKAWQRLVAYLLQAFRVSDRAEPLPAPPTPRQTYRAMLRISGCKGRSQPPQQ, encoded by the coding sequence ATGGAGGGCAATCCGCTGCGCGCCGACGCCGCCCGCAACCGCGACCGCATCGTCACCGCCGCCTGCGAGCTGTTCGCGCAACGGGGTCTGGACGTGCCGCTGGAGGAGGTGGCGGGCCGGGCCGGGGTCGGCATCGCCACGCTGTACCGGCGCTTTCCCACCCGCGACGACCTGACCGCCGCCGCCGCGAGCACGAAGATCGAGCAGTACGAGCAGGCGCTGCGCGACGCCCAGGCCGCGCCGGACGCCTGGACCGGCTTCAGCGGCTACGTCACCGCGGTCTGCGCCATGCAGGCCGCCGACGGCGGACTGGCCGATGTGCTCACCATGAGCTTCCCCGGCTCCCGCGACTTCGAGCAGCGCCGGATCGCGCTGCACCGCGGCTTCACCGACCTGGTGGCGGCGGCCAAGGCCGAGGGCACCCTGCGCGAGGACTACGTCGCCGAGGACCTGCCGCTGCTGCTGATGGCCAACGCCGGGGTGCTGCGCGGCACCGCCGAGGCCGCCCCGAAGGCGTGGCAGCGGCTGGTGGCGTACCTGTTGCAGGCGTTCCGGGTCTCCGATCGCGCCGAACCGCTGCCCGCACCGCCCACGCCGCGCCAGACCTACCGCGCCATGCTGCGCATCTCCGGCTGCAAGGGCCGCTCCCAACCGCCGCAGCAATAG
- a CDS encoding HU family DNA-binding protein has product MNKTELIDAIAAHPTVVDKKTAAAVLEATLTEIQNAVTKGDKVSLTGFGVFEKRARAARMARNPRTGEAVKVKKTSVPAFRPGAGFKDTVAVGKVAAPAKKAAKSAAKKTTAASTRPATKATAAAKTAPAKKAAVKSTATKAVAAKATAAKKAPAKTAAAAKSTAAAKKTVTAKATAKKAPAKKATKKS; this is encoded by the coding sequence GTGAACAAGACAGAGCTGATCGACGCGATCGCCGCTCACCCCACCGTGGTCGACAAGAAGACCGCCGCGGCCGTGCTGGAGGCCACGCTCACCGAGATCCAGAACGCGGTCACCAAGGGCGACAAGGTCTCGCTGACCGGCTTCGGTGTCTTCGAGAAGCGGGCCCGGGCCGCGCGGATGGCGCGCAACCCGCGTACCGGCGAGGCCGTCAAGGTGAAGAAGACGTCGGTCCCGGCCTTCCGTCCCGGCGCGGGCTTCAAGGACACGGTGGCGGTCGGCAAGGTCGCCGCCCCGGCCAAGAAGGCCGCCAAGTCCGCGGCGAAGAAGACCACCGCCGCCTCCACCCGCCCGGCCACCAAGGCCACCGCCGCCGCGAAGACGGCCCCGGCGAAGAAGGCCGCGGTCAAGAGCACCGCCACCAAGGCCGTCGCCGCGAAGGCGACCGCCGCCAAGAAGGCGCCGGCCAAGACGGCGGCGGCGGCGAAGAGCACGGCGGCGGCCAAGAAGACCGTGACCGCCAAGGCGACCGCGAAGAAGGCGCCGGCGAAGAAGGCCACCAAGAAGAGCTGA
- the leuD gene encoding 3-isopropylmalate dehydratase small subunit, which translates to MEKFTVHTGTAVPLRRSNVDTDQIIPAVYLKRVTRTGFEDGLFSAWREDPSFVLNNPVYAGASVLVAGPEFGTGSSREHAVWALHDYGFRVVISPRYGDIFRGNSLKQGLLTVELPQEAVETLWELTEADPATSVEVDLVAREVRAGGHAWAFALDDFSRWRLLEGLDDIGLTLRHSDAIAEFETRRPSFGVLVG; encoded by the coding sequence ATGGAGAAGTTCACCGTGCACACCGGCACCGCGGTGCCGCTGCGCCGTTCCAACGTGGACACCGACCAGATCATCCCGGCCGTGTACCTGAAGCGGGTCACCCGCACCGGCTTCGAGGACGGCCTGTTCAGCGCCTGGCGCGAGGACCCGTCGTTCGTGCTCAACAACCCGGTCTACGCCGGGGCGTCGGTCCTGGTGGCCGGGCCGGAGTTCGGCACCGGCTCGTCGCGCGAGCACGCGGTGTGGGCCCTGCACGACTACGGCTTCCGGGTCGTCATCTCCCCGCGCTACGGCGACATCTTCCGCGGCAACTCCCTCAAGCAGGGCCTGCTGACGGTGGAACTGCCGCAGGAGGCGGTGGAGACGCTGTGGGAGCTGACCGAGGCCGACCCGGCCACCTCGGTGGAGGTGGACCTGGTGGCGCGGGAGGTCCGGGCCGGCGGCCACGCGTGGGCGTTCGCGCTGGACGACTTCAGCCGCTGGCGCCTGCTGGAAGGCTTGGACGACATCGGACTCACCCTGCGCCACTCCGACGCGATCGCCGAGTTCGAGACCCGGCGTCCCTCTTTCGGAGTGCTCGTCGGCTGA